A single genomic interval of Rhizobium leguminosarum bv. trifolii WSM1325 harbors:
- a CDS encoding conserved hypothetical protein (KEGG: scl:sce6646 hypothetical protein), whose translation MQWLLNGTGLLLALAIIAIGTSYIASPTTTMRGFGLPLPEDGPNVAWWLRLKGVRDIVAGLLVLAFMVWGVEREVGIVLLIEAMIPAGDMLLILAAKGSTKSAFGIHGLTAMIMVLVAVPMMIGAD comes from the coding sequence ATGCAGTGGCTGTTAAATGGCACAGGGTTGCTGCTTGCCCTCGCGATTATCGCGATCGGCACCAGCTATATTGCCAGCCCGACGACGACGATGCGCGGCTTCGGCCTGCCGCTGCCTGAAGATGGCCCAAACGTCGCCTGGTGGCTTCGCCTCAAAGGGGTGCGCGATATCGTCGCCGGATTGCTCGTGCTGGCGTTCATGGTGTGGGGCGTTGAGCGCGAGGTCGGCATCGTGCTTTTGATCGAAGCGATGATCCCCGCAGGCGACATGCTGCTCATTCTCGCAGCGAAAGGCTCCACCAAAAGCGCCTTCGGCATTCACGGCCTGACGGCAATGATCATGGTCCTGGTTGCAGTCCCCATGATGATCGGGGCCGA